CAATTTAAAAATTGATTTATAAACACAATACACTAATTTATTATCTATACAATAACGTGATATTGTAAAAAAATCGGATTGTTTGCATCTAATAAATTCTTCGTTAATGATTAAATGGTACAAAGCATGAAGGTTTCGTGTTTAACCTTCAGATCAAAtcaaatcattttctttttcaactaATATTGAGTTTTAGTAATGgttcatcttttgtttttttaatttttgttagtACATAAAATAAAGGGCAGGTGAAAGTGTTACTTTCTTAGTTATTTAAGCTTTTGAGTTTATTGTTGATTTAAATGATATAGATAATAAATTATTAGGCAAAAATTTCTTTCAAGGCCAATAATGAATTTGGGTACCATCCAATGATCCAAACCATAACATAAATCATAGACATTAAAATGTCACACCAATTTAACTAATTACCCAATAATATAAGTTGTTGACAAACAACAAATGAACATTACATATACCAAAATTGTGTAACATCTCTCTGAAAAAAAGTATACAAAGAGATTAAAAATTTAAACACTGATTGAATACAGAAATCTCCCCCTTAATTAAATTGCAAATTCTAGagagaataatatatatatatatatatttgatcaAGAAGGTAGCCTATAATAATGTTAGCCATTTGGTAATGATCTAACTATACTAATCcagattaataataataataataataatgatgatgatgatgatgatggggttaaattatgtatataaatatatatatatatatatataaaatgagggtgaaattaaaaaatttaaatgaagGGTATCTTTTGGAAAATAATGGGGGCTCCATATTGTGGATAAAGAAGCATCAGGACCGTGGGTGCATGTTGATAAGTGGGAGCCAAACGAAATGTGAACCGTTGAAGTATAATGGCCATGGTTAACTTTGCTTCCAAAATGGCTAGATTTTGGCCAATGCATGTACGGACACCCAGTCCGAATGGAATGAACCCGGCTGGGTGATTTCCGGCTCGGCTCACTCCTTCAGAGAACCGCCCTGGGTTGAACTCGCTGGCGTCGTTCCCCCATATGGTTTGATCGTGATGAACGGCTATGATTGGAATCAAAAACTCGGTCCCACGTGGGATCATTCGTCCCGCTAGCTCCACGTCAGCCTTTGCACGTCGGATTGTTGCCACCGTGGGTGGGTATAATCGTAAGGATTCATTTAGTATCATGCTTAGCTGCCACACCCAATCatttccccccccccccaccaaTCAAAAGAGAAATATCCATCAAAATAAACCAAGCAACGTAAACCAAAAGCTGAGAGTTTATTAGTTTTTATTAGTAAAAtgacaaaactaataatttttttaacttttttttttttttaccctatATACTCAATTATAATGTATTGCTTAAACAaattagttattattattatggtaGCTATTATTTTAATGGATGAATAATAGatacatataattattgttGTGATTGTGAAGTCAAAATATGAAGGATAAAATGGTATTTTTAACCTTATTAATAGAGGCATCAAGAGAGGGGCTTACGATTTTGAAGTTAGAGACGTCATGTTTAGAAGGGAGGGCACGTGGACCGCAGACGTTAATGACCTCGTCACGTGCCTGAATTTGCCACTGTGGATGCATTGCCAGCAAGACAGTAGTCCACGTCAGCAAATTGGAAGTGGTTTGTTTGCCAGCAAAGAAGAAGCTTTTGCACTCTTCAACGATGTCGTGGACAGTAATGGaggaattattattattattgttgttgttgttgttgtttaacAAAGAAGCTTGAATCATCAACCCTAACAAATCTTTTGGTCTTTTTTCATTCATCCCCCAATTCTTCTTTTCTAAGTTCCCTTTTCTTCCCTCGATTAATTTCATCAATGATTTCTTTATTTCCTTGTCTAATTTCCATGAATTTATATTCGTTCTTGTCGGTAGAAATCTgtgaaaattaaaacaaaaagaaaatcccAAAAAGGaatttcttattaaaaaaagaagaagaagaagaagaagaagaagaagaagaagaaaattaattaattattaattaccTATAGCCAGGAATGAAGACCTTTTGAAAAGCTTGTGAAGCTAATATCATTTGTTGATTTTGAAGCTTAAATATAGCTTTACCATCTTCGTAGCTACTGCCAAATGCTGTTTTAGTAATAACATCTTCCGTTAGGGTTTGGAACCAATCGTAGACATCGATCTCCACTTCACTCGACTCCACACTCTCCGCCATCGACCACCATTTCTCCACCATTTCCACCACACTTTCTTCCACCAACGGAATCAACAACTATACCCACACAATTCCAAAACTCATATAACTCAACTGCTTAAAACATATATACATTAAACCAACAATAACTAGCTAAAACCTTACTTTCAGATTATCCACATGGAAAGTGGGAGATATGATTTTGCGATGGAGAGCCCATTTTTGGCCCGTGAGAGTGAGGAGACCATCGCCTTCAAGCTGTTTAACAAGAGGATGAGCTTCGTTTTTCTCGTAGTACTGGGAATTTGTGGCGAAGATCTCTCGGATCATGTCCGGGTCAGACACAGCAACTCGAACAATAGGTCCAAACCAAATTAGAAAAGTAGAGCCTAGAAAGTCAATCCAAACAAACAATTAATTAGAGAATCCGGTGAGGAATGGAGTAATAATGTGGTATTATTAATGAAAACGTACCGTAAATTTTCTTCCAATGATGATAAAAAGAGAGAACGCGAGGGAGAATATTATGAGAAAAATTGGGCATTGGATGGGAAGAAGCAGCGAGCATCAAAGAAACGAGTTCTTTGAAATTACCAATGAAGAAACGATAAGGAGGGCCTTTAATTCCTTGTCTATCAAaatgtttttctattttctttggTTTCCACCATAAAACCAAACCAACTTTTGCACTTATAATGAAGATCAACAACACCGCCGTCGTCACCGCCGCCGCCGACCATGCCGGAGATTCAATCTTCACCTCCTtcatgattattattatttttctctcttgaGAAATGGGTAATATCTATAATAATTTTACTTAAAATGTTGGGTTCTATTGTGGcttttaaataaacaaaaaaccCACAAACACACCAACAAAGCCCAACGCCCAACGCCGTAGGGGCCGCAATTGCAAATCTGAGGgtcaacgattttttttctttctttttttttcttcttaaaaataaaaataaataaataaataaaaagaaattttaattttttatatattgtttTGAAGGGGAATACTACTCTTGTCCTTTTTCTTCCATTATTAttacaggaaaaaaaaaaaaaagttggccTCTCTTATTATTCTATTCTATTATATGATATAACTGAGCCCACCTCCAAAAGTATAATGAAAAGAGTTTTGatcttttttggattttttttattactaactatacttttatatatatatatatatatatagaatatgGGTGTATAGTATAATTCAAacgtgtattttttttttttgttaggaTCATTGTCTATCATaattgttgaactaaaaaaatgtGATACGATTAACGATAATAGGTAGAATGGTGTAGTATTAATTATATCTATATTACATATATAGTAATATTGGagaattttctttgttttgtgctTAAGTAATATTCAAGTTAGAGGTTTGCGTGTCAGTAATATATGTTAGTAAAACATAATAATTTCATGATAAGTTATGGTTTGATGAGAATATGTGTTGGATCGACTCCATGACACATGGTTGATGAGTCATATGCTTAAAGATGTTGGCTTTATTATGTGTTCATAAAGAATGAAAGGAATGTAGATTTAAAATGAGATGAGTTTACGAGTATTCTACGTTGCGTTAAGAGATCATAAACCTTTTTCTTGATCTATATCTTGAATCACCTTTATATGGATTATTGTTGAATAATGATTATTTCAAAGTtattgaaaaaattaaataaaatgacGATACATATAGTGAAATAAATAGATAACAAACATAAGAGTAACtatttaaatttgataaaagTTGTTAACATCCATGTTaagattttataatttttaatacgatcatatattttgaatataaaagtcaaaaataaaaacaaaatttagtaATATTAATGATGATTAGGATTTAATACcaaaatgttattttaaatttattttcatatataaGCATAAGTTTGGGGTCAAATTAGAAAGGGAAGAATAAGATGTTCCAAAATTAGGAGTTTGATTTTTATATTCTATAtgtattaattatttaaaagtaAGTTTTTAGCATAGAAATACATGGTTTTGTACATGTCAATATCAAACAGCTTGTATATCTTTACATAAAAACaatgtaaattaaaattgaatttgagtATAAGAGCCCTACCATGCATATACATAAAAGCGATTAAAAAATTGATCTAATGGGTACATGAGATAACATTCTTCAATACTTAAAATTTATAGTAGGGCTAAATGATGGGATATTGGATGGAACATTTTCCTCCAATTATTtggtatttttaaaatatgcatttaattatataaacttTCTCATGAggatattttataataattcatttcctattttttcaacaTATATACGACAATGCCGTGTCATGACAATAATGCTATTAAAATTAGTAAATTGAAATGTAAAGACATCATCGTCACATACTAACCTATGTCATCAAAATGCTAATATACActaaaatcaataaattaattaaattgaatgctaaaaagacaaatttaatttttttttaaaaaaaaaaaataaacgtaACAAGatgaaatgaaaa
The sequence above is drawn from the Cucumis melo cultivar AY chromosome 2, USDA_Cmelo_AY_1.0, whole genome shotgun sequence genome and encodes:
- the LOC103502730 gene encoding cytochrome P450 734A1-like, producing the protein MKEVKIESPAWSAAAVTTAVLLIFIISAKVGLVLWWKPKKIEKHFDRQGIKGPPYRFFIGNFKELVSLMLAASSHPMPNFSHNILPRVLSFYHHWKKIYGSTFLIWFGPIVRVAVSDPDMIREIFATNSQYYEKNEAHPLVKQLEGDGLLTLTGQKWALHRKIISPTFHVDNLKLLIPLVEESVVEMVEKWWSMAESVESSEVEIDVYDWFQTLTEDVITKTAFGSSYEDGKAIFKLQNQQMILASQAFQKVFIPGYRFLPTRTNINSWKLDKEIKKSLMKLIEGRKGNLEKKNWGMNEKRPKDLLGLMIQASLLNNNNNNNNNNNSSITVHDIVEECKSFFFAGKQTTSNLLTWTTVLLAMHPQWQIQARDEVINVCGPRALPSKHDVSNFKILSMILNESLRLYPPTVATIRRAKADVELAGRMIPRGTEFLIPIIAVHHDQTIWGNDASEFNPGRFSEGVSRAGNHPAGFIPFGLGVRTCIGQNLAILEAKLTMAIILQRFTFRLAPTYQHAPTVLMLLYPQYGAPIIFQKIPFI